The proteins below come from a single Rhodococcus sp. WMMA185 genomic window:
- a CDS encoding mycothiol-dependent nitroreductase Rv2466c family protein: MKHSTVDFHFDPMCPFSYNTSLWIREVREQLDVTVNWRFFSLEEVNRVEGKKHPWERDWSYGWSLMRIGVLLRRADMTLLDRWYAAIGHELHVAGGKPHDPEVARRILQEIGVDADVLDRALADPSTHDEIKADHHRVTAAGGYGVPTLFFGDQCLFGPVLVDPPTGKDALILWDVVTGMADLPHVYELQRPKSGADLEIIGTRLRPYLDGRDWVSINRGEVVDLEALRRQQS; the protein is encoded by the coding sequence GATCCGTGAGGTCCGCGAGCAGCTCGACGTGACTGTCAACTGGCGATTCTTCAGTCTCGAGGAAGTCAATCGGGTCGAGGGCAAGAAACACCCGTGGGAACGTGACTGGTCCTACGGATGGTCGTTGATGCGGATCGGAGTGCTGTTGCGTCGCGCCGACATGACACTGCTCGACCGTTGGTACGCCGCAATCGGCCACGAACTACACGTAGCCGGCGGGAAACCGCACGACCCGGAAGTCGCGCGGCGGATTCTCCAGGAGATCGGAGTCGATGCCGACGTACTCGACCGTGCGCTCGCCGATCCGAGCACGCACGACGAGATCAAAGCCGACCACCATCGGGTTACGGCAGCCGGGGGTTACGGCGTCCCAACGCTGTTCTTCGGCGACCAGTGCCTGTTCGGACCGGTTCTGGTCGACCCGCCCACGGGCAAGGATGCGCTGATCCTGTGGGACGTCGTGACCGGTATGGCCGATTTGCCTCATGTGTACGAGTTGCAAAGACCGAAGTCGGGCGCCGATCTCGAGATCATCGGCACACGCCTTCGCCCGTATCTGGATGGGCGTGATTGGGTCAGCATCAATCGCGGCGAGGTCGTCGATCTCGAAGCTCTTCGCCGGCAGCAGTCTTGA
- a CDS encoding SWIM zinc finger family protein, translated as MTSRGPGPNFGRYGRKRPVLGGLETRSQRGPFGRTWWGRALVDIIEFNADKGRMSRGRTYARGGQVISLEISSGMVTGEVQGSQLQPFVATVSVDRLDPAEIEELAHLVRRQPGSLAMLAGGEVPEVLGPLLVPSGASALNYGCTCPDDGWPCKHAAALAYLTAERIDENPLEILTLRGVDLDLLIDGVWRNSSDSDTDDWFGDGTQLPALPDVELRAAIDDLDPMLLRKALRAVSEDEREVDAAIRELRVLYQRLL; from the coding sequence GTGACCAGCCGCGGACCCGGACCGAACTTCGGTCGATACGGGCGAAAGCGACCTGTCCTGGGCGGGCTCGAGACTCGATCGCAACGGGGGCCGTTCGGTCGCACGTGGTGGGGACGTGCCCTCGTCGACATCATCGAGTTCAACGCCGATAAAGGAAGGATGAGTCGCGGACGGACCTATGCGCGCGGCGGCCAGGTGATCTCGCTGGAGATTTCCAGCGGGATGGTGACCGGGGAAGTGCAGGGCAGCCAGCTTCAGCCGTTCGTCGCGACCGTGTCGGTCGATCGCCTCGACCCTGCGGAAATCGAGGAACTCGCCCATCTGGTTCGACGACAGCCGGGCAGCCTTGCAATGTTGGCAGGTGGGGAAGTGCCGGAAGTTCTGGGGCCGCTCTTGGTGCCCTCCGGGGCGTCAGCGCTGAACTATGGCTGTACTTGCCCGGACGACGGCTGGCCGTGCAAGCATGCGGCGGCGCTCGCATACCTCACCGCCGAGCGTATCGACGAGAACCCGCTCGAGATCCTGACCCTGCGAGGTGTCGACCTCGACCTGCTGATCGACGGCGTATGGAGGAACTCCTCCGACTCCGATACTGACGACTGGTTCGGCGACGGGACACAATTGCCCGCACTGCCTGACGTGGAACTCCGGGCGGCGATCGACGACCTCGATCCCATGCTGCTTCGGAAGGCTCTCCGCGCGGTGAGCGAGGACGAGCGCGAGGTCGACGCGGCGATCAGAGAGTTGAGAGTGCTGTATCAGCGACTGCTGTGA
- a CDS encoding DEAD/DEAH box helicase, whose protein sequence is MLHGLWTPGAGLMLWTEDSDPGAESADPVGRVLRRRFRHHVNVPVPTASGPEILERPALALAPEEASEFLLAVSVRDHRLAGDLRYLAHLVRGIERWVRAGRVVPEVRRAEGSWWPRWRLLGGERQRAWLAELAVAMPPVQRCDTSPRTVLDDVIAELTDPVTRHVLAEWSVGDGSPGMHPLIDALMQGTEYDDGTAALSGSLDRWRDSLTVDEPELVLRLLEPDDVPAEQDRDPDTVLWRLQVCLRPEGEAPVPIPLHRSDSDLVRIGVRKLAEAVAAYPRLRDVPSDSENFDLLLPVAVVIDLVGHGAMALKEKGFSLLLPRAWSEASPSMRLRVRSPGTPATAENRSVGQDQLVRYDWELALGDTVLTAAEMNRLGQAQSDLVKLRGEWVRADHRVLSRAARYVAEWSGSGDRAIVDVLKDLIAGDIADLPIEEVTATGWAAALLDGDTRPQDVPIPEGLDATLRPYQKRGLDWLAFMSSRGLGAVLADDMGLGKTLQLLALLAHENADTPTLLVCPMSVVGNWQREAARFVPALRVLVHHGPQRRSGDALRESVAQSDLVITTYTLLARDVAELKENAWRRVVLDEAQHIKNPKTSQARAARGIPAAHRIALTGTPVENRLDELRSILDFANSGILGSETMFRKRFVVPIEREQDERALARLRAVTSPFVLRRVKTDPAVIADLPDKLEMTVRANLTAEQAALYRAVVDDMLTQIRDRKGMKRKGAVLSALTKLKQVCNHPSHFLRDGSAVMRRGQHRSGKLGLVEDIMESVLADGEKALLFTQFREFGDLVTPYLSERFGTSVPFLHGGVSKTKRDDMVAAFQDDGGPPIMMLSLKAGGTGLNLTAANHVVHLDRWWNPAVENQATDRAFRIGQRRDVQVRKLVCVGTLEERIDEMIATKQDLADLAVGTGENWVTEMSTEQLGELFRLGDEAVGE, encoded by the coding sequence ATGCTGCACGGACTCTGGACACCCGGGGCTGGGCTCATGCTCTGGACCGAGGACAGCGATCCGGGCGCTGAGTCCGCGGACCCTGTTGGACGAGTACTTCGGCGGAGGTTTCGGCATCATGTGAATGTCCCGGTGCCCACCGCATCCGGACCCGAGATACTCGAACGGCCAGCTCTCGCGCTGGCTCCGGAAGAGGCCAGTGAATTCCTGCTCGCGGTGTCTGTCCGCGACCACCGGCTCGCCGGGGATCTGAGATACCTCGCTCATCTCGTGCGCGGAATCGAGAGGTGGGTTCGTGCTGGGCGAGTGGTCCCCGAGGTGCGCCGAGCGGAAGGTAGTTGGTGGCCGCGCTGGCGTCTGCTCGGTGGCGAACGCCAGCGCGCGTGGCTGGCGGAACTCGCCGTCGCGATGCCACCCGTCCAGCGCTGCGACACAAGTCCGCGCACGGTGCTCGATGACGTCATCGCTGAACTGACCGACCCGGTCACGCGCCATGTCCTCGCCGAGTGGTCGGTAGGAGACGGCAGCCCCGGCATGCATCCGTTGATCGACGCCCTGATGCAGGGGACCGAGTACGACGACGGCACGGCGGCGCTGTCCGGGTCGCTCGACAGATGGCGGGACAGCCTGACCGTGGATGAACCCGAGTTGGTGCTGCGACTTCTCGAGCCGGACGACGTGCCTGCGGAGCAAGATCGCGATCCCGACACGGTGTTGTGGCGCCTTCAGGTATGCCTTCGTCCCGAAGGTGAAGCACCGGTACCGATTCCGTTGCACCGCAGTGATTCGGATCTGGTGCGTATCGGGGTCCGGAAGCTGGCGGAGGCCGTTGCCGCCTATCCACGCCTGCGTGATGTTCCCAGCGATTCCGAAAATTTCGACCTTCTGCTCCCCGTAGCGGTGGTGATCGATCTGGTCGGGCACGGCGCGATGGCATTGAAAGAGAAAGGGTTCAGCCTGTTACTGCCGCGGGCATGGAGCGAAGCGTCGCCGTCGATGCGACTGCGGGTCAGGTCGCCGGGTACTCCGGCGACCGCGGAGAACCGGTCGGTAGGACAAGACCAATTAGTCAGGTACGACTGGGAGTTGGCTCTCGGCGATACGGTCTTGACAGCGGCGGAGATGAATCGGTTGGGGCAGGCGCAGAGCGATCTCGTGAAACTGCGCGGCGAGTGGGTGCGGGCCGATCATCGAGTTCTTTCCCGCGCAGCCCGCTACGTGGCGGAGTGGAGCGGTAGCGGCGACCGCGCGATTGTTGACGTCTTGAAAGATCTCATCGCAGGTGACATCGCCGATCTCCCAATCGAGGAAGTGACCGCGACCGGATGGGCGGCTGCACTGCTCGACGGCGACACCAGGCCACAGGACGTGCCGATTCCGGAGGGCCTGGACGCGACGCTGCGGCCGTATCAGAAACGTGGTCTCGACTGGCTTGCGTTCATGAGTAGTCGAGGCCTCGGCGCTGTCCTCGCCGACGACATGGGCCTCGGGAAGACGCTGCAACTACTCGCGCTGCTCGCGCACGAGAACGCCGACACGCCGACGTTGCTGGTGTGCCCGATGTCCGTGGTCGGCAACTGGCAGCGAGAGGCCGCCCGATTCGTTCCCGCACTGAGGGTGCTCGTCCACCACGGCCCGCAGCGGCGCAGCGGCGACGCTTTGCGCGAATCGGTCGCGCAAAGCGACTTGGTGATCACTACGTACACACTGCTGGCCCGTGACGTCGCGGAGTTGAAGGAGAATGCCTGGCGGCGGGTCGTGCTGGACGAGGCCCAGCACATCAAGAACCCGAAGACGTCGCAGGCGCGCGCCGCCCGGGGTATCCCCGCCGCACACCGCATCGCACTGACCGGGACGCCGGTCGAGAACCGCCTCGACGAACTGCGCTCCATTCTCGATTTCGCGAATTCGGGGATCCTGGGTTCGGAGACGATGTTCCGCAAGCGCTTCGTGGTGCCCATCGAGCGCGAGCAGGACGAGCGGGCGCTCGCCCGGCTCCGCGCGGTTACCTCGCCTTTCGTACTGCGCCGCGTCAAGACCGATCCCGCGGTCATTGCCGATCTGCCCGACAAATTGGAGATGACCGTCCGCGCCAACCTCACCGCGGAACAGGCTGCGCTCTATCGCGCGGTGGTCGACGACATGTTGACGCAGATCCGAGACCGGAAGGGGATGAAACGCAAGGGGGCCGTTCTCTCTGCGCTGACGAAACTCAAACAGGTGTGCAATCACCCGTCGCATTTCCTTCGAGACGGTTCGGCAGTGATGCGCCGTGGGCAGCACCGTTCCGGCAAACTGGGGCTCGTCGAGGACATCATGGAGTCAGTGCTCGCGGACGGAGAGAAAGCACTGCTGTTCACCCAGTTCCGCGAATTCGGCGATCTCGTGACCCCGTATCTGTCCGAACGCTTCGGTACATCCGTGCCGTTTCTGCACGGCGGCGTGTCCAAGACGAAGCGCGATGACATGGTGGCCGCGTTCCAAGACGACGGCGGGCCGCCGATCATGATGCTCTCCCTGAAGGCGGGCGGAACCGGTCTCAATCTCACTGCGGCCAACCACGTCGTGCATCTTGACCGGTGGTGGAATCCGGCGGTGGAGAATCAGGCCACGGACCGGGCGTTCCGCATCGGTCAGCGGCGCGATGTGCAGGTGCGGAAACTGGTGTGCGTCGGCACGCTCGAGGAGCGGATCGACGAGATGATCGCTACCAAGCAGGATCTGGCCGATCTCGCGGTCGGAACGGGTGAGAACTGGGTGACGGAAATGAGTACCGAGCAGTTGGGTGAACTGTTTCGTCTCGGTGACGAGGCGGTAGGGGAGTGA